AAGGTCTTCGGCCCGCGCGTGGGCCTGTATGCGGGCCTGGTGCTGGCGTCGAGCCTGTTCTGGCTCGCTTCCGGCCAGATCAATTCGCTGGACATGGGCCTGTCGGGCATGATGACCCTGACCCTGGGCAGCCTGCTGATCGCCCAGCGCGACGACGCCACGGCGACGGAGCGGCGCAACTGGATGCTGGCCTGCTGGGCCGCCATGGCGCTGGCCGTGCTGGCCAAGGGCCTGATCGGCATCGTCCTGCCGGGCGCCGTGCTGGTGCTGTATTCGCTGTGTGCGCGCGACTGGCGCATCTGGACGCGTCTGCACCTGGTCAAGGGCTTGCTGGTGTTCTTTGCCATCGCCACGCCGTGGTTCGTGCTGGTCGCCCTGCGCAATCCGGAGCAGCCGCATTTCTTCTTCATCCACGAGCATTTCCAGCGCTTCCTGATGAAGGGCCACAAGCGCGAAGGCGCCTGGTATTACTTCCTCGTGCTGCTCATTCCCGGCATCCTGCCATGGATAGGCCTGCTGCCGCAAAGCCTGGCCGCCGCCTTCCAGCGTCAGGAAGGCGCCTTCCAGCCCCGTTTGATGCTGCTGGTCTGGGCCGTCTTCATTTTCTTCTTCTTCAGCTATTCGACCTCGAAGCTGCCCGGCTATATCGTGCCCATCTTCCCGGCGCTGGCCTTGCTGGTGGCGCTGTACCTGGAATCGGCGTCGCGCCGCCAGCGCCTGTTCGCCGCCGGCCTGCTGTGCGTGCTGGGCGCTGCCATCCTGATCGGCGGACCGATCGCCTTCGGCAAGGCCAGCGCGCGCGATCCGGCAGCATTGATTGCATTGAAAGGCTACCAGCCATGGCTGATGGCGGCCGGCTTCTTCGCCCTGGCCGGCGGCGCCCTGGCCTTGCTGCATGCGCGCCAGCTGCGCCGCGACATGACGGTGCTGACGATCGCCGGCGCCGGCTTCCTGGCCACGCACTGCATCCTGGCCGGCTCCGAACTGTATGGCCAGAACCGCGCAGGCACCGACATGCTGCCGCAGATCCAGGCCGAACTGACGGCCGATACCAAGCTCTATTCGGTCGGCATCTACGAACAGTCGTTGACCTATTATCTGCAGCGGCCCGTGATCCTCGTCGATTACTGGGATGAATTCACGTTTGGCCTGAAACAGCAGCCGGAACTGTCGATCCCGAACATCGAGCCTTTCATCACGCAATGGACGAACGATGCCAACGCCGGCGTGCGCGACATGGCCATTATCAGCCTGGACCGCTACAAGGAATTGCAACAACGTGGCGTGCCCATGCGTGTCATTGCCGAGGACGCGCGCCGCATGGTCATTGCCAACAAATAATGTTTAACTGGGGCGCGAGGCAGCACGGATCGCGCCCCCGGCCAGCTTGCCCCGCCCCCGCATCGGCATGATTTTTTCACCGCTGAACCGGCTGCGCCGCCATACTGACGATATAAAATAGCCATGCCTGCCGGCCGCTTTTCACCATACGGCAGCCTCGGCAACACAGATACCCTGACACCATACCGACTCAAGAACCGCGCCCCATGACCTCTACCCTGCCCTTTTTGCCTTTTTCCAAACCCACCATCGATGAGGCGACCATCGCCGCCGTCGGCGAGGTGCTGCGCTCGGGCTGGATCACCAGCGGCCCGAAAGTGCAGGCATTCGAAGCCCAGCTGTCCGAGTATTTCGGCGGGCGTCCCGTGCGCACCTTCAATTCGGGCACGTGCACCATGGAAATCGCGCTGCGCATCGCCGGTATTGGCCCCGGCGACGAAGTCATCACCACGCCCGTGTCGTGGGTCGCGACGGCCAACGTCATCATCGAAGTGGGCGCCACGCCCGTGTTCGCCGATATCGATCCCGTCACCCGGAATATCGACCTCGACAAGCTGGAAGCGGCCATCACTCCGCGTACGAAAGCCATCATCCCCGTCTACCTGTCCGGCCTGCCCGTTGACATGGACCGCCTGTACGCGATTGCTGAAAAATACAATTTAAGGGTCGTGGAAGACGCGGCGCAGGCGTTCGGCTCCACCTGGAAAGGCAAGCGCATCGGCGCGTTTGGCGACTTCGTCTCGTTCAGCTTCCAGGCCAACAAGAACATCACCACGGGCGAAGGCGGCTGCCTCGTCCTGAACAACCTGGAAGAAGCGAAGCTGGCCGAGAAATATCGGCTGCAGGGTGTCACCCGCAGCGGCGTGGACGGCATCGACGTCGACGTGCTGGGCGGCAAATACAACATGAGCGACATCATGGCCGCCATCGGCCTGGGCCAGTTCGCCAATATCGACGCCATCACGGCCCACCGCCGCGCGCTGGCGCGCCACTATTTCGCGCAGTTCGGCAGCGACTTTGAAGCGGCCAGCGGCGCCCGGCTGCCCGTGCAGGACTTTGAAAACAGCAACTGGCATCTGTTCCAGATCATCCTGCCCGACAACGGCCCCGGCACGCGCGCCGCGTTCATGCACGCCATGGCGCAGCAAAACGTGGGAACGGGCTATCATTACGCACCGATCCACCTGTTTACCATGTACCGCGAACGCGGCTTTACCGAGGGCATGTTCCCCGTCTCGGAACAGATCGGCCGCCTGACCGTGACCTTGCCGATGTTCTACGCCATGACGACACAGGACGTGGAACGCGCCGTCGCCACCGTCAAATCCATTCTCATCAAATGAGCAGCGCGCCGATGAAACCTGAACTGTCCGTAATCATTCCGATCTACAACGAGCAGGATGGCCTGGCCAGCCTGTTCGCCCGCCTGTATCCGGCCCTCGACGCCTTGCAGACGAGCTACGAGATCATCTTCATCAATGATGGCAGCCGCGACAACTCGGTGGCCATTCTGGCGGAACAGTTCCGCCAGCGCCCCGACGTCACACGCGTGATCTTATTCAACGGCAATTATGGCCAGCACATGGCCATCCTGGCCGGTTTTGAAGCCTCGCGCGGGCAGATCATGGTCACGCTCGACGCCGACCTGCAGAACCCGCCCGAAGAAATCGGCAACCTGGTGGCGAAGATGCGCGAAGGTTACGATTACGTGGGCTCGATCCGGCGCAAGCGGCAAGATTCCGCCTGGCGCACCCTGGCCTCGAAGATGATGAACCGCCTGCGCGAACGCATCACCAACATCAAGATCACGGACCAGGGCAACATGCTGCGGGCGTATGGCCGCAATGTGATCGACCTGGTCAACCAGTGCGCCGAAGTGAACACCTTCGTGCCCGCCCTCGCCTACACGTTCGCCCGCAAGCCCACGGAAATCACCGTCGAGCACGAGGAAAGGGCCGCCGGCGAGTCGAAATATTCGCTGTACAGCCTGATCCGCCTCAATTTTGACCTCGTCACGGGTTTTTCGCTGATTCCCCTGCAAATCTTTTCCATGCTGGGCATGGCGATGTCGCTGGGCTCGGCGCTGCTGGTGGTCTTCCTGCTGGTACGCCGCTTCCTGCTGGGCGCGGAGGCCGAAGGCGTGTTCACCCTGTTCGCCATCGCCTTCTTCTTCATGGGCGTGATCCTGTTCGGCATCGGCCTGGTGGGCGAATACGTGGGACGCATCTTCCAGCAAGTGCGTGCCCGGCCCCGCTATGTGGTGCAAACCATCTTGCAGGATGGCATGGTCCAGGCGGAAGCCGAGGCGCCATCGTACGTGCGCCTGGAAAAGCGCCAGGTGAGCCGCTGATGGGCGCCCCGCGCGCCGTCGTCTTCGGCTACCACAATGTGGGCGTGCGCTGCATCAAGGTGCTGCTGGCCGGCGGCGTCGATATCGCCCTCGTCGTCACGCACGAAGACAGCCCCACGGAAAACCTGTGGTTCGAATCCGTCGCCAGCCTGTGCCAGGCCGAAGGCATCCCGTACATCACGCCTGCGGACGCGCGCGCGCCCGAGCTGCTGGCGCAGGTGCAGGCGGCCAGGCCGGACATGCTGTTCAGCTTTTACTACCGCCACATGCTGCCGGCCAGCATCCTGGAAGTCGCGCCCGCCTACAATATGCACGGCTCGCTGCTGCCGCAGTTCCGCGGCCGCGCGCCCGTCAACTGGGCCGTGCTGCATGGCGCCCCGCAAACGGGCGCCACCCTGCATGAAATGACGGTCAAGCCCGATGCCGGCGCCATCGTCGCGCAAACGGCCGTACCCATCCTGCCCGACGACACGGCGTTCGAAGTGTTCGGCAAGGTCACGGTGGCGGCGGAGCAAACCTTGTGGAACGTGCTGCCAGCCTTGCTGGACGGCACGGCGCCGCGCCAGCTCAACGATCTGCGCCAGGGCGGCTACTTTGGCGGCCGCACGCCGGAAGACGGCCGCATCGACTGGAAGTTACCCGCGCAGCAGGTGTACAACCTGCACCGGGCCGTCGCGCCCCCCTATCCCGGCGCGTTCACCGAAGTCAACAATGTTATTTACACCATCGAAAAAGCCCGTTTAAGCAAGCATTCAGCAGGAAGTTTGCCACCAGGCTTGGCGGTAGTGGATAATTGCATCTTTGGCGTCTGCGGAGACGGCCGCATGCTGGCCATTTCCGCGCTGAGGGCTGCCGGGGAGCCGATTTCGGCTCAGCAATTGCAAGCAAGTCTGACCGCCCGCGTCAGCACACACTGATATCACTCAAGAGAATCTCATATGAAAAAAGTCCTCATCTTAGGCGTCAACGGCTTCATCGGCCACCACCTGTCCAAGCGCATCCTGGAAACCACCGACTGGCATGTCTACGGCATGGACATGAACACGGACCGCATCACGGAATTGCTGGAAGATGACAACTACAAGTCGCGCATGCACTTCTTCGAAGGCGACATCACGATCAACAAGGAATGGGTCGAGTACCACGTCAAGAAATGCGACGTGATCCTGCCGCTGGTGGCCATCGCCACGCCGTCGACCTACGTCAAGCAGCCGTTGCGCGTGTTCGAACTGGACTTCGAAGCCAACCTGCCTATCGTGCGCTCGGCCGCCAAGTACGGCAAGCACCTGGTCTTCCCGTCGACCTCGGAAGTGTATGGCATGTGCCATGACGAGGAATTCGATCCGGAAAACTCGGAACTGATCTGCGGCCCGATCAACAAGCCGCGCTGGATCTATTCGAACGCCAAGCAGCTGATGGACCGCGTGATCTGGGGCTACGGCATGGAAGGCTTGAACTTCACCCTGTTCCGTCCATTCAACTGGATCGGCGCGGGCCTGGACTCGATCCACACGCCGAAAGAAGGTTCCTCGCGCGTGGTGACGCAATTCTTCGGCCACATCGTGCGCGGCGAAAACATCTCGCTGGTCGACGGCGGCGCGCAGAAACGCGCGTTCACCTATATCGACGACGGCATCGATGCGCTGATCCGCATCATCGCCAACAAGAACGGCATCGCCAGCGGCAAGATCTACAACATTGGCAATCCGACCAATAACTATTCGATCCGCGACCTGGCCGGCATGATGCTGACCCTGGCCGCCGAGTACCCGGAATACGCCGAAGGCGCGAAACACGTGAACATCGTGGAAACGACTTCGGGTGCCTACTACGGCGCCGGCTACCAGGACGTGCAGAACCGCGTGCCGAAAATCACGAATACCTGCGAAGAGCTGGGCTGGGCGCCGACCACCACCATGGCCGATTCCCTGCGCAATATTTTCGACGCCTACCGCAGCCAGGTAGCCCAAGCCAAAGCCTTGATGGATTAATGTTGAGCAAGCCGTTCCTGACCCTGAAAATCGACGTCGATACCTATCGCGGCACCCGTGAAGGCATGGGCAATCTGGTGCGCATGCTGGCCGCGCACCAGGCCAAGGCCACCTTTCTGTTCTCGCTGGGCCCCGACCACACGGGCTGGGCCCTGCGGCGCGCCTTGCGGCCCGGCTTTTTCAGCAAGGTGTCGCGCACGTCGGTGGTCGAGCACTACGGCTTGAAAACATTGATGTACGGCACCTTGCTGCCGGGACCCGATATCGGCAAGCAGTGCGCGGCGCAATTGCGCGCCGTGCGCGATGCCGGTTTCGAGTGCGGCATCCACACCTGGGATCACACCCTGTGGCAAGACAATGTGGCCAAGCGCAACGCCGCCTGGACCATTACCATGATGCGCAAGGCCGCCAACCGCTACGAACAGGTGTTCGGCAGCAAGCCGCACACGCACGGCGCGGCCGGCTGGCAAATGAATGTCAGCGCCTTTGTCGAGCACGACACGGCCGGCTACCGCTTTGCCTCCGATGGCCGCGCCATGCTCGACGCGCGCGGCGCAATGGTGCATCCGGGCAATGGCCCGCACCGCGTGCGCAATGGCAACACCATCCTGCGCTGCGTGCAATTGCCCACCACCCTGCCCACCCTGGACGAACTGCTGGGCTGCGAAATCGACGGCAAGCTGATCACCACCGGCAATGTTGCCGCGCATATCCTGTCACTGACGGCGGACAACCCGCGCGATCATGTGTATACCTTGCATGCGGAACTTGAAGGACAGAAACTCGCCCCCATTTTCGAACAACTGCTGACTGGCTGGAAAGCCCAGGGCTACCAGTTTGCGGCGATGGGCGATTATTATGAAAAGATAAAAGATGCGGACTTGCCAATTTGCCCCATCACCTGGGATGAGTTGCCCGGGCGTTCGGGACGCCTGATTGTGCAGGGCAAAGCGGCCTGAATGCTGTATTGTTGCACCTGGATGCGTTGCCAGATTAAAAACCAGCGCTGATGATCACCGTTCAGGAGAGAACCTGTGGCTGATAGCCAATCCCTCGTTAGCATACCCGACTTTAGTGCCGCCATGACCAGCGGCAAGACCTTTCAGTTGCTGGGCCGCCCGGCCAAGGCCACGGTACTGTTTTTCTATCCGAAGGACAACACCCCTGGCTGCACCACTGAAAACATCGCCTTCCGTGACGCGTATCCGCAATTTGTCGCCGCCGGCGTGGAAATCTACGGCATCAGCCGCGATTCCCTGCGCTCGCACGAAAGCTTCAAAGCCAAGCTGGAGCTGCCGTTCGAGCTCATTTCCGACCCGGACGAAGCCGTTTGCCTGCTGTTTAACGTCATGAAGATGAAACAGATGTACGGCAAGACCGTACGCGGCGTCGAGCGCAGTACGTTTGTGATTGACGCCCAGGGCCGATTGGTGAAAGAATGGAGAGGCGTGAAGGTCGCAACTCACGTGGAAGAAGTGCTGGAATTCGTAGCGCATCTGAATTGATCGTTCATTTTGATCCAATGCGCGTTGTCGGCTTCCAGCAAGTCTGGTTCAACCGCAGTTCAGTTCACGGTACCTATCGCCATTTTGAGTCAACGAAGCGCCTCCATCCACTCCGCCAGACGGGCCTGCAGCCCGCCGATGGCGTCCATGACCGGCCATGCTGCCGGCCTCCCGGCAGTTATTCGTCCTGTAGCATTGTTGTTCCCCCGCATCCACCCCATGAGAAGTGCCGCCAGAAGCTGGCTGCCCATGGGCGATTCATTCCAGAAATTTTTTGATTGAGATCCTGATGCCACTGCCAAAATTACCGAGCAAGCCAGCCACCATCCTGGCCACCCAAGATTACCCAACCGCAGGCGCAGCGCGCCCGGCCACCAAAACCCCGGCAGCCAAGAAAGTGGCTGCACCGATCATTGAAGCGGCGATCGCCGAAGTTGCCAAACCGGTCCGCAATGCGGCCACGAAGATCAAGCAAGTGGCGGCCCTGATGGTCGCCAAGCCAGTGCCAGCCCCGGCGCCGGTTGCGGCCGCGCCTGCCGCCGTTGCCGCGCCTGCAGCGAAAGCCAAGCCGGCGGCAAAAGGCAAGGTCACGCCAATCAAGCCCGTCAAGCAGGCAGAGCAGCCGCATCCGGCCAAGCACAAGCCTGTGGAAGTGCAGCTCAAGTCGTCCGCCAGCCGCGCCGCCGATCAGCGCGGCATCAGCAAGCTGTTCGTGCTCGACACGAACGTGCTGATGCACGATCCATCGTCGCTGTTCCGCTTCGAGGAACACGATGTGTACCTGCCGATGATGACCCTGGAAGAGCTGGACAACCACAAAAAGGGCATGACGGAAGTGGCCCGCAATGCGCGCCAGGTGTCGCGCACGCTCGATGCCCTGATCAGCAACACGGATGACGACGCCATCGAACACGGCATCCTGCTGTCCAAGCTGGGCAACAAGGACGCCAAGGGCCGTCTGTTCTTCCAGACGCGTTTGCAAAGCGCCGACCTGCCGGTAGGCTTGCCAGTGGGCAAGGCCGACAACCAGATCCTGGCCGTCGTGCGTTCGCTCGAGTCGGAACAGGAAGGCCGCCCCGTCGTGCTGGTGTCGAAAGACATCAACATGCGCATCAAGGCGCGCGCCCTGGGCTTGCCGGCCGAAGATTACTTCAACGACCATGTGCTGGAAGACACGGACTTGCTGTACTCGGGCATCGTGCAATTGCCGGACGACTTCTGGAACAAGCACGGCAAGGACATGGAATCGTGGCAGGAAAGCAAGAACGGCTACAGCTCCACCTTCTACCGCGTGACGGGCCCGTTCATTCCATCGTTGCTGGTCAACCAGTTCATCTACCTGGAACCGAAAAACGGCGAAACGCCGTTCTACGGCCAGGTGAAGCAGATCAACGGCAAGACGGCAGTGCTGCAAACCCTGCGCGACTTCAGCCACACGAAGAACAATGTGTGGGGCGTGACGGCGCGCAACCGCGAGCAGAACTTCGCGCTGAACCTGCTGATGAATCCGGAATGCGATTTCGTCACCCTGCTGGGTCAGGCCGGTACCGGCAAGACCCTGCTGGCCCTGGCCGCCGGCCTGGCGCAAGTGCTGGAAACCAAGCTCTACAATGAAATCATCGTCACCCGCGTGACGGTGCCCGTCGGCGAAGACATCGGTTTCCTGCCAGGCACGGAAGAAGAAAAGATGTCGCCATGGATGGGCGCCTTCGACGACAACCTGGAAGTGCTGAACAAGTCCGACTCCGATGGCGGCGAATGGGGCCGCGCGGCAACGCAAGACCTGATCCGCTCGCGCATCAAGATCAAGTCGCTCAACTTCATGCGCGGCCGCACGTTCGTCAACAAGTTCCTCATCATCGATGAAGCGCAAAACTTGACGCCAAAACAGGTCAAGACCCTGGTCACGCGCGCCGGTCCCGGCACGAAGATCCTGTGCCTGGGCAACATCGCCCAGATCGACACGCCGTACCTGACGGAAGGCTCGAGCGGCCTGACCTACGTGGTCGACCGCTTCAAGGGCTGGACCCACAGCGGCCACGTCACCCTGGCCCGCGGCGAGCGTTCGCGCCTGGCCGACCACGCCAGCGAAGTGCTGTAAATTGTAGCGGGCGGCGTCAGCTGCCCCAGTCATGCAAAAGCCCCGGCTGCAGCGATGCAGACGGGGCTTTTTTCATGTGCGCGACTTTTTCCTGCGGCATGTTCTAATACCGCTCCTTTCTTCCTGGACAACCCGCCCCATGCCTCCCGCCCTGCAGTTGCTGCTCTGCTTCATCGTTTTCATGCTCATCCACATTTCCGTCATGGCGGCCTGCGCCAGGCTGTTCGGCATCACGGTGCGCAGCATCAGCTACGGCGTCGGTCCCACCCTGCTGACCTGGGGCAAAGTGCGCGTCAAGCTGCTGCCGCTGGCCGGCAATCTGGTGCTGAAAGATACGCGTGAGGAAACTTTGTATGACGACGATCCCTGCCTTGACGCCTACAACTTCCAGCCGCTGTGGAAGCAGGTCCTGCTGCCATTGAGCGGCGTGGCCGTGCTGCTGGCCTTGTCACTGGGCATCATGGGAGCCTCGGGCTGGGAGCGCTTTATCGCCGCCTTCGGGCACATCGTCGCTGGCGCGCTGGCGCCGTTGTCGAGGGCGCAGGAATTGCTGGGTGAAGGGGAAACATTTGCCCGCACGCATGGTTTTGCACTGGTGTTCGCCCTGTTCTCGCTGAAACTGTGCGCCTTTAATCTGCTGCCGTTTGCCGGTCTGAATGGGGGCCAGGCGCTGCTGTCCATCGCGCGCGGCGGCAAGCCGTATGTGACGTGGGAAGAGACGGCAGCAAAATGGCTGTTGCTGCCGGGGCTGGCGATCTTGCTGGCGTGGGCAGCGGCGTTCGGCTGGTATGGCTGGCAGGCGCTGGGGGCGTAAGGAAACGCCCCCAAGGTCGCCCGGTCAGCCGACCAGCACCAGCTTGCGGTTGACGAATTCCATGATGCCCAGGTCGGACAATTCGCGGCCGTAACCCGAATGTTTCACGCCGCCAAATGGCAGTTCAGGCGCCGTGACGGCGGGCGAGTTGATGAATACCATGCCCGTGTCGATGCGGCTGGCCAGGCGTTTGCCGCGCGCGACGTCTGCCGTGATGATGGTGCCACCGAGGCCGAAGGGAGAATCGTTGGCCAGGGCGATCGCCGCGTCGTCATCCTTGACGCGGAAAATCATGGCGACGGGGGCAAAGAATTCCTGGTAGTAGACGGGATTGCCAGGCGTGACTTCGGTGAGGATGGTCGGTGCCATGAAGTAGCCGGCACGCTCAATGCGCTTGCCGCCCAGCAGCACTTTCGCGCCGCCTTCCACGGCCTGGCCGACTTGCTTGACGGCCAGCTCCAGCGCCGATTTGCTCGACAGCGGCGCCAGGGTCGTGGCGGGATCCATCGGGTCGCCTGGCTGCAGCTTGGCCAGTTCGGCCTGGAAGCGCTCGACAAAGGTATCGGCAATGCTGTCGAGCAGGATAAAGCGTTTCGAGCCGTCGCACACCTGGCCCGCATTCTGGATGCGGCCGATGACGGCCAGCTTGACGGCCAGGTCCATGTCGGCGTCGTCCAGGACGATGAAGGCGTCGCTGCCGCCCAGTTCCATCGTGGTTTTCTTCAGGGCCTTGCCGGCCGTGGCCGCCACGGAGGCGCCGGCACGCTCGCTGCCCGTCAGCGCCACGCCCTGCACGCGCGGGTCGGCAATGGCGGTGGCCACTTGCTCGCTGGACAAGAATGCGTTGCTGTAGGCGCCTGCCGGCGCGCCCGCGTCAAGGAACAGTTTTTCAAAGGCCAGTGCGCACTGGGGCACGTTGGACGCGTGTTTCACTACCAGGGTATTGCCCGCCATCAAATTCGGACCCGCGACCCTGGCCAGCTGGTAATACGGGAAATTCCACGGCTCGACGCAGAAGATCACGCCCAGCGGCGCGATTTCCACGCGGGCCTCGCCGCGCTTGACGTCTAGTTGTTTGGGAGCGAGAAATTGCTCAGCATTATCCGCGTAGTAGTCGAGGATTTTCACGCACAGCGACACTTCCTGCTGCGCTTCCTTGAACAGCTTGCCCATTTCCACGGTGATCAGCTTGGCGAAGGCATCGCCTTGTTCCTTCAGCAGCATGGCCGCTTTCTTGACGACTGCCTTGCGCTCGGCAAAGCTGCGCTGGCGCCAGTCGCTCTCGAAAGCAGTGGCTGCCTGGGCCAGTATATTGTCCATTTGCGCATCGCTATGCGATGTGAAGGTCTGCTCGATCTGTTCGCTGTAGGGATTCGTGGTCTGATAGCTCATCTGGTTTCCTTGGTCTTGGCACCCCGGGACTGCGTGGGGTAGCTGGGCAGTATGCTGGCGGACGCGCCGCGCGACAGTACGCACGCGAACATAGCGGCGAATGGCCGCAGGCGGCATGGCGAGCACGGCAGGCACCGGCCTCTCTCTCTCTCTCTCTCTTTGCCACGTGTCCCATGCATGCGGGCTTGCCGCTATTCTTTTTTGCAGACCTGTCGTATGCTCGAGTCAGTGCCGCAAGGCAAACGGCAAAGGAAGCAATATTTTCACCTTCGACACCTGCGGCAAGCACCTGGTCCTGTGGGCGATCCGCGTCTACCAGCGCCATCTATCTCCCTGGAAAGGATTTCGCTGCGCCTACCGCGTGCTGACGGGGCGCGACAGCTGCTCCGCCTATGGCTACAAGGTCATCGCGCGTCACGGCTTGCGCGCCGGACTGGCGCTGCTGCAACGGCGTCTGCGCGCCTGCGGCGAACACCATCGCCGATACCTGGCGCTGCATCCGCAGACGCGGCGCAGTGCGCGCCGCCAGGCCCAGGCGGGATTTTGCGACTGCGACGTACCTCTGCTGGACTGCGCTTGCGACTGCGCCGACGTGGCCAGCCTGGCTGATTGCTCCCGGCCGGGCCGCGGCAAGAACCCGGCGTGGTTCCGCAACGGCTATACGGCCAGTGCCGCACTGAAACGGCAGCAGGAAGAACACCGCAAGAAGATCAGGCAGCGACAGGAATCGGATAGCTAAATTCACACAATAACTTACAAATGAAATATTCATTCATGAAATGAATAATACCCATTATCACTGTGAATTGGCTGGAAACGGATCGGCGGCCTATACTTAAACCGTCTCCCCTACACTGCTTCCCATGCACACCCTGCTCAGCCCGCATACATCGCGGGCTTTTTGTTCCCGGCCATTGCCACTGCATCTTTCCTCTTTTACCGATTACCGGGCCCGCCCTTCCCCGCCAGCCCAGCCCCCAGCAAGGAGCGCAGCATGATCGTGCGCGAGCGCCCTTCGGCGCTAAGGCTGTTCCTCGTGGTGCGCGGCTCCGTCCTGCCGCGCATCCGCACCACGCTCATCGTCAATACCCTGATCGCCACCCTCGTCACCTGGTGCCACGGTACCTTGTTCGACCACAAGGTGATCTTGACCACCATCCCGTTTACGCTGATCGGCTTGCCGCTGGCCATCTTCCTGGGCTTTCGCAACACGGCCGCCTATGACCGCTACTGGGAAGCGCGCAAGCTGTGGGGCGAACTGGTCTTGCGCAGCCGTAATTTCTCGCGCCAGTGCCAGACCATGATACGCGGCGACACGCCGGCCCACGCGAGGCTGGGCCTGGAAGATGTGCGCGTGCGCATGATTTACCGCACCATCGCCTTTTGCCACGCCCTGCGCCACCAGCTGCGCGACACGCGCGGACCGGCCGACTTGCAGCCGCTGCTGCGCCCGGCCGAATGGGAAGCGGCTTGCCAGGCATCGAATCCATCGGACTACCTGATGCTGCAGATGGGCCACGACCTGGCCGACTGTGTCCGGCAAGGCCGCATCGACAGCATCCTCACCGCACAGATCGATAACACGGTTTCGGCCATGGTAGCGGCGGGCGCGTCGTGCGAACGCATCCGCAGCACGCCGATTCCGTTTTCGTATTCGCTGTTGCTGCACCGCACAGCCTATCTGTACTGCTTCCTGCTGCCGTTCGGCCTCGTCGATTCGCTAGGCTTCATGACGCCC
This window of the Janthinobacterium agaricidamnosum genome carries:
- a CDS encoding glycosyltransferase yields the protein MKPELSVIIPIYNEQDGLASLFARLYPALDALQTSYEIIFINDGSRDNSVAILAEQFRQRPDVTRVILFNGNYGQHMAILAGFEASRGQIMVTLDADLQNPPEEIGNLVAKMREGYDYVGSIRRKRQDSAWRTLASKMMNRLRERITNIKITDQGNMLRAYGRNVIDLVNQCAEVNTFVPALAYTFARKPTEITVEHEERAAGESKYSLYSLIRLNFDLVTGFSLIPLQIFSMLGMAMSLGSALLVVFLLVRRFLLGAEAEGVFTLFAIAFFFMGVILFGIGLVGEYVGRIFQQVRARPRYVVQTILQDGMVQAEAEAPSYVRLEKRQVSR
- a CDS encoding formyltransferase yields the protein MGAPRAVVFGYHNVGVRCIKVLLAGGVDIALVVTHEDSPTENLWFESVASLCQAEGIPYITPADARAPELLAQVQAARPDMLFSFYYRHMLPASILEVAPAYNMHGSLLPQFRGRAPVNWAVLHGAPQTGATLHEMTVKPDAGAIVAQTAVPILPDDTAFEVFGKVTVAAEQTLWNVLPALLDGTAPRQLNDLRQGGYFGGRTPEDGRIDWKLPAQQVYNLHRAVAPPYPGAFTEVNNVIYTIEKARLSKHSAGSLPPGLAVVDNCIFGVCGDGRMLAISALRAAGEPISAQQLQASLTARVSTH
- a CDS encoding DegT/DnrJ/EryC1/StrS family aminotransferase, with the protein product MTSTLPFLPFSKPTIDEATIAAVGEVLRSGWITSGPKVQAFEAQLSEYFGGRPVRTFNSGTCTMEIALRIAGIGPGDEVITTPVSWVATANVIIEVGATPVFADIDPVTRNIDLDKLEAAITPRTKAIIPVYLSGLPVDMDRLYAIAEKYNLRVVEDAAQAFGSTWKGKRIGAFGDFVSFSFQANKNITTGEGGCLVLNNLEEAKLAEKYRLQGVTRSGVDGIDVDVLGGKYNMSDIMAAIGLGQFANIDAITAHRRALARHYFAQFGSDFEAASGARLPVQDFENSNWHLFQIILPDNGPGTRAAFMHAMAQQNVGTGYHYAPIHLFTMYRERGFTEGMFPVSEQIGRLTVTLPMFYAMTTQDVERAVATVKSILIK
- a CDS encoding polysaccharide deacetylase family protein, with product MLSKPFLTLKIDVDTYRGTREGMGNLVRMLAAHQAKATFLFSLGPDHTGWALRRALRPGFFSKVSRTSVVEHYGLKTLMYGTLLPGPDIGKQCAAQLRAVRDAGFECGIHTWDHTLWQDNVAKRNAAWTITMMRKAANRYEQVFGSKPHTHGAAGWQMNVSAFVEHDTAGYRFASDGRAMLDARGAMVHPGNGPHRVRNGNTILRCVQLPTTLPTLDELLGCEIDGKLITTGNVAAHILSLTADNPRDHVYTLHAELEGQKLAPIFEQLLTGWKAQGYQFAAMGDYYEKIKDADLPICPITWDELPGRSGRLIVQGKAA
- a CDS encoding glycosyltransferase family 39 protein; amino-acid sequence: MKINVNELHSSRVLMWSLLGIFIVVTLYALGVRTLVPPDEGRYAEMAREMFVTGDWITTRLNGIKYFEKPPLQTWMNALTFAAFGLGEWQARLWTGLCGIIGVCMTAYAGKKVFGPRVGLYAGLVLASSLFWLASGQINSLDMGLSGMMTLTLGSLLIAQRDDATATERRNWMLACWAAMALAVLAKGLIGIVLPGAVLVLYSLCARDWRIWTRLHLVKGLLVFFAIATPWFVLVALRNPEQPHFFFIHEHFQRFLMKGHKREGAWYYFLVLLIPGILPWIGLLPQSLAAAFQRQEGAFQPRLMLLVWAVFIFFFFSYSTSKLPGYIVPIFPALALLVALYLESASRRQRLFAAGLLCVLGAAILIGGPIAFGKASARDPAALIALKGYQPWLMAAGFFALAGGALALLHARQLRRDMTVLTIAGAGFLATHCILAGSELYGQNRAGTDMLPQIQAELTADTKLYSVGIYEQSLTYYLQRPVILVDYWDEFTFGLKQQPELSIPNIEPFITQWTNDANAGVRDMAIISLDRYKELQQRGVPMRVIAEDARRMVIANK
- a CDS encoding bifunctional UDP-4-keto-pentose/UDP-xylose synthase encodes the protein MKKVLILGVNGFIGHHLSKRILETTDWHVYGMDMNTDRITELLEDDNYKSRMHFFEGDITINKEWVEYHVKKCDVILPLVAIATPSTYVKQPLRVFELDFEANLPIVRSAAKYGKHLVFPSTSEVYGMCHDEEFDPENSELICGPINKPRWIYSNAKQLMDRVIWGYGMEGLNFTLFRPFNWIGAGLDSIHTPKEGSSRVVTQFFGHIVRGENISLVDGGAQKRAFTYIDDGIDALIRIIANKNGIASGKIYNIGNPTNNYSIRDLAGMMLTLAAEYPEYAEGAKHVNIVETTSGAYYGAGYQDVQNRVPKITNTCEELGWAPTTTMADSLRNIFDAYRSQVAQAKALMD
- a CDS encoding peroxiredoxin, which gives rise to MADSQSLVSIPDFSAAMTSGKTFQLLGRPAKATVLFFYPKDNTPGCTTENIAFRDAYPQFVAAGVEIYGISRDSLRSHESFKAKLELPFELISDPDEAVCLLFNVMKMKQMYGKTVRGVERSTFVIDAQGRLVKEWRGVKVATHVEEVLEFVAHLN